GAAGTTCAACTCTAACTTCTCTTCTTCTAAGAGAGAATTAACCATTCATCACCCTGCTACATGTATATACTATTATTTACTAAACTCACCAAAttaaagtgattattttttaatatatccatCTTTCCTTTTACACCATGAATGAGTTTTATGATCTTTGTAtccccaatgcctggcacatagtggacactcaataaatgcttactgaATTAACAGActaaaaatgagaatgaaaactaaATCTGGAAGAAAATTGGAGAAAGAATGTTGATAAGTCAACAATGTATGAAGACCTCTGAAAGAAGACTTTACTCTTTCAGAGGACATTTAGGACATTTCATCACTGGCAATTTTCCCAGAcagaaattaataacaaaggTTATCAAAGGAGATCATCACCAGTGAGGGAAAAAATATGACACTAGgaaaggaattcaaggattcCAGTCATCTAaggatatttttgttgttataatgAGGGGAGGACTGCTAGTGCTATTTAGTTCTCTGGAGTCAGGAATGTCAAACATTCTGCAATGCAGGGTACAGTCACACACAGGGTTGGTGCCCCTTTTGAGGCACAATGGAAATGTCCCATCAAATTTCATGTCTAACAGAACAGTTTTCTTATACATTTAATTTATACAAATTCAGAtataaaggcaaaacaaaaaataaataaatgaataaggagaagggggagaaaagaCTCAAAGAGAAAGATTAGTATGATATACTTGAGTATATGCTCCAGAGAGAATAAATAGGTATGAACTGGGGTATTCCTAAGCCTCTCCTGGTGGGACCAAGAGCCAACAGGATTTCTCGTGCCTAAGAAAAGAGTACatggttttctcaaggttttgtttaacaggatttttttttttttttttttttgcggtacgcgggcctctcaccgctgcggcctctcccgccggggagcacaggctccggacgcgcaggcccagcggccgtggcccacgggcccagccgctccgcggcacgcgggaccctcccagaccggggcacgaacccgcgctccccgcatcggcaggcggaccctcaaccactgcgccaccagggaagccctaacaggaTTTTTAAATGCCAGTCAGCTGTTGCTTAGCAGAGGAAAGTGGTCTCTTTGAACCAATGGAGTAGAAATTAGCTATGGCAGTTACTGAGAAATGAAGTGTTGGCCTCAAACATGGAGTTTCTCTAAGCTTAGCATACCTGAAACACAAGCTATCTGATGACTTTATCTAAATCCTCCCACTTGCCCATAAAACCTAACTGCCCTGTCTTCTGCATACCATGGTGCTCCATTCGTTACTTAACTTTGCCTGCATTTGGACATCCATTAGGTTATCAATCCCTTTGTAATTGagattattatttactattttaaactatattattcTTCAGAAAAATCAAGTTAGTATTAGTATTTTAGTTACACTTCAATAGAAAATggttatatgaaaatattaactactttttcttttgtttcagctGGGAAGACAACTTATGTACCGCTCAAAACCTCCATCTGCTAACAAACGTGAACTACTTTTAGTCAAGGATACAAGAACAAAATCACTGGAGGAAGAATATTTTTTCACTTGAATAGGAGCAGTAAGACATTTATAACCAGAATGCTTTAGGCATATTTTGCAGATTTTTGCTTTTCAGTAATGGCAATATTCTGCCCCACACACAGGCCTAACCAATTTCAGGAAGACAGGTCCTTACTCTAAAAGGCTCTTAGGATTGGAAATGggagttattttcttttgttgaagACCTTTATTATCCACATCCTAACCATTATTCCATATAGCTAAACATTTATACTTTCTGTTGTCCCAGGTGGGGATACACATCCAAAGTGACCTTACTGATGTAACTGTATGGTGAATGACCATTTAAGTGCAATAATGGCATTCTGACAACCTAAGactttaaataatctttttttttttcaaccagtCCACAGGAAAGTCCATAGTGTCAATTTTATCACTGTGGAGTATACATTTTAACAATGTGCAACTCTAAAATACTGATTTGAGGAGtttaaaacttaaatgaaaactaCTAGATTATGTTCTCATGAGAACATAATGAGACATAACCAACCATGAGACTGATTTTTAATTCACATTAAGGGGTTCTGTTCAGAAAACTTAATTCTCTTAAGTGAACAAACAGTATGTCTTCAGCCTACATGTCAGTTCACAATTTCTGTTGTGTTCTATACTCAAAACCATCTTAATTTTCAGGTGACGTTTCAATTTTAGCTGTAATGTGCATATCATTTAGCTCACGTTGATATAGAATTAACATGTAATTTATTGACTAGTAAGTAAAAGTCTATATTAactctaataaaatatttaactttatatgtGTCAAAAGTGGCTCAAAAATAACTCTAAAAGAAACAGTTGCTTTTAAAAGGTCTCAGTTAATATACAATTACAAGGGATAAAATTGactttcataaacatttatagagcatataaataaatttcccttatagaaaaaaaatacagcattgGGCTTACATGAAAACCAACTTGAATAAAGTTGGGTGGCTTTTAAAGCATTAGTTCTGTGAATAATTTTTCAACTGTTTCAACATTTGAGCTCTGCATGTAAATATCTGAATATGAATAGCTCACAGTCaagttgaaaaacaaacaaatctttattgtctacaaatatatataaaaaaaattcccCCCGAAAGATGCTATTCTCTCATTTCcccatcttcttcttcttcttcaacaCCCCTgatataaaggacattattacaCCTGTAAACAGAAAAACAGTCCATTTTGTTGTTCCAACAAGAAACCATATAAGATCTGAATTACTACGTTTATTAGATTTTTTcattacaaaaatattaatgCTAAAATTACAATacatcatttctttctcttttaaaaaaaattttacctttGGTTTGTTAAAGAGCACATGACACTCATTTTTATACCATGCAGTTGTTATAAAATGGTATCTTTATGATCTTCCAAAGGGAATAATGACTAGAATTTGGAGATGTGAAGCTAGTTCTAGAAAATAAGTGTAATACGAATCCCTAATAGCAGCCAGACCCACCTAAAATTCAAAACCAAGCTCTTGCAACTAAAACCACTGAAAAAGGTACAGTTAAGAGCTAGAAAGTTTAATATCAACACTAGAAAAACCTTAAGAATGAACAACTCCCAAATATTTAAATCTGCTTTGACAAGTTTAACAATTTCAAGAATCTTGAAGTCTAGTTGTAGAATGTTATGTTAAAATTaatagtgattaaaaaaaagtaattctgaGATTGGGGCACTAATAGTTTATTTAAACAGGTATTTTTACTGCTCACCAGTAACTCCTTATATAAACTACTGATGTTTTGTTACCTTATTAAAACTTCACCCAGATGTCCAGATAATGCTCCATCTATGTATTCTTCTGTGTTTGCaagctttaaataaaaagaaaatatattagtatAATCACACAAGAGGAAAATAGTATTATACACCTAATATTGGTGAGAGAACTTATTAACAGAGAACTTTCGGTACCAATGACTCACATTTACCTACAATAATTAGAAGATCAGTTTTCTATTACTACTGTAGTACTTTTTGGTTTCATATAAACATTCAGTAAAGTTAACATTGATGGATGTAGAACTGATATATAATAAAGCTCATttcaacacaattttttaaatctcaataatgtaatatttctttctattaaacattaaaacaacATGTCAAGGAAGACAGTCTCCAATTTATGAATAAGCTGTGAATAATTCAGGTCTAAAGAAACAGACGTTAACTTTTCTCAGAGTAATAGCATTATATCATATTGAGGAACCCAAAGGGTACAAAAGCTATGGCTAAAATACCAAATACTCTTATATTAGTCAACAACCAAACTAAAGAActgaataagaatttttaaaaattatgtgctaataaataggaaaaaaataagttcttAAGAGGAGGTTTAATTAAGAGTGACCTTTATAGTTACTTTAGAGAActctattatttctaattttacatCAAAATGTTTAGCTTTCCTTTTACATAAAGATAATAAACtttacttataatttaaaaaaattacaatcaGTGCTACTGGGACtcacaaaagaaatgaacaagatagaaaggAAACAGGGAAGTTTCCTTCATTAACTAGGCAAGTgggcaaagggaaagaaaaataggtcTTAGAGAGGATATAAGGTAAGGCATTTAAAACATGTTAATGAATTAATAATGCTACTGGATATTATTCCTTCTCCTATAGAGAACAAAAAATAACCTCTTATACTCAGGGGATATGGTTTTGTCTGAAATTGTTGCCAACAATTAGTTTTGTATGCAATAGCTCTCAGAAATAATGTATTAAcatcaactaatttttttttaaagtgattatttccGGCAGATGTTCACCACCAACATTTAAACTGGTTTCTAAATTATAATAATGCTCCAAAGGCCTTCtaccacactttaaaaaaattgaactatagctgatttacaatactgtgttagtttcaggtgctcagcaaagtaattcagttaccccatttttcagattcttttccattataggttattataagatattgaatatagttataGTTCCCTGTtttatacagtgggtccttgttgtttatctattttatacacagcagtgtgtatctgttaatcccaagctcctaatttatctctcccccactccttcccctttggtaaccataggtttgttttctgtctctgagtctgtttctgttttataaataagttcatttgtatcattttttagatttcacatttaagtgatatcatgatatttgccattttctgtctgacttccttcacttagtatgatcatctttaggtccatccatgttgctgcaaatggcattactgcattctttttatggctgagtaatattccattgtgtgtgtgtgatacatatgtaccacatcttctttattcactcatctgtcaatggacatttaggttacttccatccatgtcttggttattataaacagtactgctatgaacactggggtgcatgtatctttttgaattagtgttttctccagatatatgcccaggagtgggactgctgggtcatacggtaactctattttttgtttgtttgtttgtttttgtggtacgcgggcctctcactgttgtggcctctcccattgtggagcacaggctccagacgcgcaggctcagcgaccatggctcacgggcccagccactctgcggcatgtgggatcttccaggaccggggcacgaacccgtgtcccctgcatcggcaggcgtactctcaaccactgcaccaccagggaagcccactctattttttaggttttttttttttttttttcggtacgcgggcctctcactgttgtggcctctcgcgttgcggagcacaagctctggacgcgcaggcccagcggccgtggctccggacgcgcaggcccagcggccgtggctccggacgcgcaggcccagcggccgtagctccggacgcgcaggctcagcggccatggctcacgggcccagccgctccgcggcatgtgggatcttcccagaccggggcacaaacccgtgtcccctgcatcagcaggcggactctcaaccactgcgccaccagggaagccctattttttagttttttaaggaactccccccatactgttctccatagtggctccaccaatttacattcccaccaacagtgtaggagggttcccttttctccacaccctctccagcatttattatttatagactttttgatgatggccattctgaccagtgtgaggtgatacctcattgtagttttgatttgtatttttctaataattagtgatgttgagcatcttttcatgtgacttttggccatctgtatgtcttctttggagaaatgtctatttaggtcttctgcccattttttgattgggttgtttgggtttgttttgtttttttgatattgagttgtatgagctgtttgtatattatcacattttaaataaaatccaaaattcttACAGTCCCTTAAAAGGTCTTCCATGACTACCATTCCAATCTTTCTATCATACTTCCTGTAACTCACTCTGCCCTCACCTTCTTGTTGTGccttgaaaagaaaaagcatgttTCTGCCGCAAAGCCTTTGCAACTTGCTGTTCCCTCAGATTGGGATGCTCCTTCCCCAAACACTCTCTTTAGTTGCTCACTCAATTCTGGTCTCTGTTTAAATTTACTTCCTCAGAGAGGCTTTCCCTGGCTATCCTATCTAATACTGTACACTCTTGTCACCCTCTtccatttctgctttttctccatagcatCTATCATTACCTGATACCATATCACATTATATTACCATCTCCCATCACTAAAACACAAACTTCTTGAGGATAgggacttttgtttttgttcactgGTGTAttcacagt
The Globicephala melas chromosome 10, mGloMel1.2, whole genome shotgun sequence genome window above contains:
- the SNRPF gene encoding small nuclear ribonucleoprotein F, whose amino-acid sequence is MSLPLNPKPFLNGLTGKPVMVKLKWGMEYKGYLVSVDGYMNMQLANTEEYIDGALSGHLGEVLIRCNNVLYIRGVEEEEEDGEMRE